The proteins below come from a single Tachypleus tridentatus isolate NWPU-2018 chromosome 13, ASM421037v1, whole genome shotgun sequence genomic window:
- the LOC143239162 gene encoding uncharacterized protein LOC143239162 isoform X2, with the protein MSGTVHWLGPSNTLNCVFSPSQPIYPTRLCRPISQGPTELLRDAYFPVRPYFLPSLALYSQVASRPVLVSEPTLSLAPTDDKIISTSPGIKTGYCNDRPTCQEEKDGSLIIVSREKKEEITPGDNQNKNRETNKSSSTLEPNRLSKARSYSDSTIPCGWWTPQMNGPDRVAMTGSGNPGTDDLNWLTNVATGCQNHPSSPSQPSVVLLPEPPGLPTSLIHSSSGSLFRPPVSLESDLNSQRLYSSQFPFPAHHTSLHSPSLSGTSMYNQGSQLTSFGNLYPTYPNSAPSLVSQHFFSSESYPVVLPISGSHVPSRPEHPVVQSHTTLALSHSVSVPSHLTQARHSYVPTGSPPEQHGSIVQARSHYLTEPSQSPEMKHFRDRLSSQSSPVLRREDEHIPLKANSGQEVQSQLPGCPLTEFGTKHVPFDHDSTRGLPLGTSYKVPTGKEGSLKHRILRPPNINIIEPPASALHDAPLSAPPTHGPRDELPSPKQPRLGTPVPRSSLSSLSPRAAHQLVPPKPHVTSNISNPSCDPIHQPANSSTSKLHYPVYFRKGAIIQLADGQLKQVEKLTTEDFIESASRSADLRIDSSTVVKIEEVISSGSVILGFCVGNSQVQVSVEAPMEHPFFVFQQGWSSCFPEQSLHRYGLVCQQLKIGDVCISLTQKSSPDLLLSTNELSSSSTSATCTVPNSVACNSVKTSASVSIKEELSSLNCRISSVSSKEPPCETTTVTFSRHSPLVATTSMTLQPQRKRRWSAPDIRSEVNQCGL; encoded by the exons GTCCATCAAACACTCTAAATTGTGTGTTCTCACCAAGTCAACCTATTTATCCAACCAGATTGTGCAGACCCATTTCTCAGGGACCTACTGAACTATTGCGAGATGCATATTTCCCAGTCAGGCCATACTTTCTTCCATCATTAGCTCTGTACTCTCAAGTTGCTTCCCGTCCAGTACTGGTGTCAGAACCAACACTGTCATTAGCACCTACTGATGATAAAATTATCTCAACTTCACCTGGTATAAAAACTGGTTACTGTAATGACAGGCCCACATGTCAAGAAGAGAAAGATGGGAGCTTAATAATAGTGTCAagggaaaaaaaagaagaaattactCCAGGTgataaccaaaacaaaaacagagagACAAATAAGTCATCCTCCACACTAGAACCAAACAGATTATCTAAAGCTCGCAGCTACTCGGACAGCACCATTCCATGTGGTTGGTGGACACCACAGATGAATGGACCAGACAGGGTTGCCATGACTGGCAGTGGTAATCCAGGAACAGATGATTTAAACTGGCTGACAAATGTGGCTACAGGTTGTCAGAATCACCCATCATCACCTTCTCAGCCATCCGTAGTACTTCTGCCTGAGCCTCCTGGTCTGCCAACTTCACTGATTCACTCAAGCTCTGGTAGTCTGTTCCGCCCACCAGTTTCACTTGAAAGTGATTTGAACAGTCAAAGACTGTACAGTTCACAATTCCCATTCCCAGCACATCACACTTCTTTACATTCACCCTCACTTTCTGGGACCAGCATGTATAATCAAGGTTCACAGCTTACATCTTTTGGCAATCTCTATCCTACCTACCCCAACAGTGCTCCTAGTCTAGTTTCTCAACATTTCTTTTCATCAGAATCATACCCTGTGGTTCTTCCAATAAGTGGTAGCCATGTTCCAAGCAGGCCAGAACATCCTGTTGTACAGTCTCACACAACTCTTGCTCTTAGTCACTCAGTTTCTGTACCTAGTCATTTAACACAAGCTCGACATAGTTATGTGCCAACAGGAAGCCCTCCTGAGCAGCATGGTTCTATAGTACAAGCAAGATCTCATTATCTTACAGAACCAAGTCAGTCTCCTGAAATGAAGCATTTTAGGGATAGGTTGTCATCTCAAAGCTCTCCAGTTTTGAGGAGGGAAGATGAACATATTCCTTTAAAGGCAAATTCAGGTCAGGAGGTTCAGTCCCAATTACCTGGGTGCCCATTAACTGAGTTTGGCACTAAACATGTGCCATTTGATCACGATTCAACCAGAGGTTTACCCTTAGGAACCAGTTACAAGGTCCCTACAGGTAAGGAAGGCAGTCTAAAACATCGTATCCTAAGGCCcccaaatataaatataattgaacCACCAGCATCAGCACTGCATGATGCACCTCTGTCTGCTCCTCCAACACATGGACCACGAGATGAACTCCCATCACCAAAACAGCCTCGTTTAGGAACACCCGTGCCTCGAAGTAGTTTATCATCTTTGTCACCACGTGCAGCTCATCAGTTAGTTCCGCCAAAACCTCATGTAACTTCTAATATTTCTAACCCTTCTTGTGATCCAATACATCAACCAGCAAACTCGTCTACTTCAAAACTTCACTATCCTGTTTATTTTAGAAAAGGAGCTATCATACAACTTGCAGATGGACAGctaaaacaagtagaaaaattgacAACTGAGGATTTCATAGAAAGTGCAAGTCGTAGTGCAGACCTTCGTATAGATAGTAGCACTGTGGTCAAGATTGAAGAAGTGATTAGCTCAGGTTCAGTCATATTAGGGTTCTGTGTAGGAAACAGCCAGGTACAG gtAAGTGTAGAGGCCCCAATGGAGCatcctttctttgtttttcaacagGGTTGGTCATCTTGTTTCCCAGAGCAGTCTCTTCACAGGTATGGGCTTGTCTGTCAGCAACTGAAAATTGGTGATGTCTGTATTTCTCTAACACAGAAGTCTAGCCCAGACTTATTATTATCCACTAATGAGCTTTCCTCTTCATCCACCAGTGCTACTTGTACTGTGCCAAATTCAGTTGCTTGCAATTCTGTAAAAACATCTGCAAGTGTCTCTATTAAGGAGGAGCTTTCATCTCTTAACTGTAGAATTTCTTCAGTATCATCTAAGGAACCACCATGTGAAACAACTACAGTTACATTTTCAAGGCATAGCCCTCTAGTGGCTACAACTTCTATGACTCTTCAACCACAACGGAAACGTCGTTGGTCTGCGCCAGATATTAGGTCTGAAGTTAACCAGTGTGGCCTTTAA